The window TGTTTCCGAAAACTTGGTGGCGTCCGCCTTGACAAACGGCACACCTATCATCTCGGCGATATGCTTCACCAGATACGTCTTCCCCACGCCTGTGGGGCCGACCACGATCACGTTCTGTTTTTGATACTCGATGCCGTCAGGGATTTTACCATGCTCCTGCTCCAGGCCGCGCATGTACTTGGCGTGGTTGTAGTGGTCACAAACGGCAATGGAGAGCGCCTTCTTCGCTTCGTCCTGCCGGATGACAAAGCGGTCGAGATGCGCCTTGATGTCGCGTGGTTTGTAGTTGAAATCAAAAATGGCATCGGCCTGATCCATTTCCATCGGCGCATCAAACGCGTCTTCCTCGTCGGGCACCTGGGGCTCGGGAGCAAATCCGGGAAACGGCATCGCGGAACTCATCCCCATCTTGCTGAACATGTCCTTGAGCATCTTCTGCAGCTCGTCCGCATCCGGAATATCGTTGTCTTTTTTGTCACTCATCACGCGACTATCCCCCAGCCCCCACCGGTGCGCAACAGAAACTTCTCCCTGCATGACAGGGGCGGGGAAAATGCGGATGGCGGGAAAACTTCGCGTATTTCACGCTTCTTCCTCTTTTTTGCCCGCCTTTGCCATCGATTGCTGAAATTCATCATTGCACCGAAGGTGATTTTGCCGAAACTAGCACCCGAATTCTTTTGAATTATTTATGAGCGAAGAGCGCTACGAAATAAGAGGCAAAATCGGACAAGGTGGTGTTGGAGCTGTTTACCAGGCTTTCGACACCCAGCTGAACCGCGAAGTTGCCATCAAGCGGGTGCTCGCCGAAGGTGGCTATGAAGACCAGGGCGAGGCCACCAAACACCTTCTCAAGGAAGCCACCGCTCTGTCCTCGGTCCAGCACCCCCATATTGTGACGGTCTACGATGCCGGCATCGACGCCGATGGCCCCTATGTTGTCATGGAGCTGATCCACGGACGGACGCTGGATGAAATGGTTGAACGTGGCACCCTGACCTGGAACGATCTGCGTGAAGTCGCCTTACAGACACAGGAGGCGCTCATTGCCGCCCAGGATCTTAACCTCGTCCACCGCGACCTGAAACCCAGCAACGTGATGGTCTGCTGGCTTCCTTCGGGTAAGTTCCAAGTCAAAATCGTCGACTTTGGACTGGCCAAATTCTCGGCCACGCCATCGCTGCAGACCATCGACCACGGCGACGCCGTTTTTGGTTCCATTTTCTTTATGGCCCCCGAGCAGTTTGAGCGGACACCGCTGGACAAGCGCACGGATATGTATGCCATGGGCTGCCTTTATTACTACGCGCTGACCGGCGAGTACCCGTTCACCGGGGATACCGCCGCCGAGGTGATGGCCAGTCACCTCCAGCACCACGTCAAACCTATCGGTGAACTCCGTCCGGATGTCCCCCAGTGGGGATGCGACTGGATCATGTGGCACATCGAGCGCCGGATGGATGACCGGCCCAAGGATGCCCGTGAATCACTCGAACGATTTCTCATACTTGATAAACAATCAACCCAACCCATAACCATGACCGCACCTGATCCCAAGACCCCTGACCCAACCCCAGCCAAACCCAAGTTCATTTTCCCGGGGGCTGATGGCTCCACAGGAGATGCCCAGCCACCAGTAACACCCGCAACGCCAGCAACACCAGCCCCCCCAGTAACACCCGTTGCCCAGCCCGCGCCACCGGTGCAACCAGCCCAACCCGTCGTGGCACCGGTGCAACCAACGGCACCCACCACACCGCAGCCGATCTCGCTTCAGGCAGCACAGCCCGCCCCCGCACCGGCAAAACCAGCAACAGCCCCGCAGCCGATTTCCCCGCCGGACGCCGATCTCAGCCCGCACACCAAATCACAGAATATCACGGAAAGTGCCCAACCTGCCACCCCGGCACAGCCTGCCGTGGCACAACCCGCAATCACTCCGCAACCCGCGGTGCCCGTCACACCGGTCCAGTTAACACCGGCCCAACCTACCCCGACTGTGGTCCAACCTACCCCGACGCCGGTTCAGCCGTCGGTGTCGGCCGCGGCTCCGGTGCAGCCAGCAGCCCCGGCAACCACCCCACCGGCTTCCCTAACAGGATCAGCACCCCAACCCGTGGTTGCAAGTCCGACCGTTGCGGAGAACCAACCACCCGCAAATGTAGTGCCGGTGACTGCGAGTGCCAAGAAAGGCATGCCTACGGGTGCCAAGTACGCTATCATTGGCATGCTGGCCCTTGTTATCGCTGTCGCCATCATTGTAGGTGTCGCCTTAAGTGGCGAACGCCGCGAAACCGCGCTGATCAACGAGGTCATGGTCAGGGCCAAGGCGCTCGACGATGAAGGCAAGCTCCATGAAGGTATTGAACTCACCGAGGAAGAACTCAAGGGAACACTCAACCGGGCCACCAGCATGGCGGACAACAGACAACGTCCCATCCTATTGAAAACCCTCGCCTACGCCACTGCCAAGGGAGGCTACGATGCCAACACCGTCATCATTGACCATGTCACCAAGGCCAAATGCCCGCAGAGTATTCGTAGCGAGATCTTTAAAACGGTGATGAGCCGCAGAAAAGACGTGGCCAACATTGCACCACTGCTGGAATTCGCCAAAAACACCACCGAGGAAACGGCGGCAGCCGAGGCGATCAACGCCGCGCGATATTCCGCCATCGGCAAGGAGGCTGACGTTTATATTGATGATTTCCTCTCACTGATCAATGACACAGACTCACACAGCATCCGCGGAGCCGCTGAACGTGCAGCCCAGGCCATTATTGCCGAGTCCGATAAAAAAGCCGACTTCGAACCCGCCATCTACGGCTCCTATCAATCGGCGGTCAATGACAACGCCAAGTTCACCATGCTGCGTCTCCTGGGATGCACGGGTGGCGAAAAGGCCCAGGAGGCCGTCTCCGAAGCCCTGAAGTCTGACAAGGCACCCTACCAGAGTGCCGCCATTGCCGCACTCTCCATTTGGGCGGACGACGGTCAGTTTGACAATCTCATTGAGTTTATTGATGAGTGCGAAAACGATAAAATCCGTAAAACGGCATTTGATGCGGCCTACTCATTCCTGCGCATCGAGCGCCAACGCGATTCTGAAGACCTGGGCGAACTCTGGAAGTCGTTAGCCGGAACCGCCAAAACCCAGGGGGAAAAACTTCAAATCATCCGCGGTATGGCCAACCAGAAACACGAGTGGGCCATCCCCGTACTCGAGTATTTTACCGAGGACAAGGACGACATGGTGATCGATAAGGCCGAACGCGCCAAAGAGCTGGTCGAACGCCGTATCCGCGAGAAAGAAGGATCAAGCGATGAGTAGCTAACGCACTCGCAAGACAGCTCCAGGCCATTCTCACAAGCCTCAGCGCAGCGATGTGTTGGGGCTTTGTTGAAGCACCGTTCATTCCTAACCGAAAAGCAGCATACAAGTAATCGTTCATAGAAAGACATCGCACATGGATATAAAGGTCCTGGTTTTGTTGCTCGCCCATAGTTGGCTGGCATCAGTCGTTCCTGCGTTGGCGGAACGGAGCTGTTTCGACAACGCCTGGAAATTCGTCCTGAAGGATCTGCCGGGTGCAGCACAGACGGAATTCAACGATGCCAACTGGCGCGTCCTGGATGTGCCACACGACTGGAGCATCGAGGGGGATTACGCAAAGGACAACCCGATGGATGCCGGCTGCGGCTATCTGCCGGCTGGCATTGGCTGGTATCGTAAAACCGTGCAGGTGCCCCAGGATTGGAAAGGCAAGTATGTCGAAATAGCATTCGACGGCATATACATGAACAGCACGGTCTGGGCCAATGGCAAAAAACTCGGCACGCGGCCCTACGGCTGGAGTTCCTTTGCCTACGACATCAGCGACCTTGTTGCCAACTCGGACACGGTCACCTTCGCGGTACGGGTCGACAACCAAAAACAACCCTCGGCACGCTGGTACACAGGCAGCGGCATCTATGCGCATACCTGGATCGAGGTAAAACCCAAGGTCCACGTTCCTCACCATAGGATATTTGTGCGCACCAAGGGACCGGACATCGATGTGGATGTCCCGGTTCGCAATACCCTGGCCCAGCCACAATCTGTCGCGGTGGAAACCTCCATCGTCTCACCCGACGGCAAGGTCGTTGCCAGCGATAGGAAAACTCTCGCCGTCAATGCCGGCAAACAGCTAGTCTCAAATTTCAAGTTCAGGATCCAGTCGCCCTTACGATGGGACCTGGACACGCCACACCTCTATCAGCTCAGGACAAAAATTGACGTTGCTGGTCATACGGTCGATTGGGAGAGCACGCGATTCGGCATTCGCGATATCGATTGGAAACCCAAATCCGGCATGTGGCTGAACGGAAGAAACGTCAAGCTCCAGGGAGTATGCAACCACCAGGATGCCGGGGCATTGGGAGCTGCCGTGCCGGATAAGATACTGCGCTTTCGTATTGAGCAGTTAAAAAAGATGGGCTGCAATGCCATCCGGACAGCCCACAATCCGCAAACGCCCGTCTTTTACGAGATCTGCGACGAAGTCGGTATGCTGGTGATGGATGAGATTTTTGACGGTTGGGGCAAGAAAGCAACCCACGACTACGGCGCCCACTCCTTTAACGAGTGGTGGCAACGAGACCTAACAGACTGGATCATCCGCGACCGGAACCACCCCAGCATTGTGATCTACAGTGTGGGTAATGAAACCCACGGCAAGATCGGCAAGGACCTGGTGGCACGCTGTCACGAGCTCGATCCAACACGTCCGGTGACATCGGGCCACTCCAGCTCCGAATACATGGATGTTTATGGAGTCAATGGTGCCAGCGAAAAAGCGGGCTGGTTTGACCGGCTCAAAACCGATCGCGTATTCATCGGCACCGAGAATACCCACACGTGGCAGGTCCGCGGCTACTACCGTACCAAGACCTGGTATCGTGATGGCTATCCCAATAAACGGCAGGGTGTCAGCGAGACCCCTGACCTGACCGACACCGAGGTGTTTACTTACGACTGGATCGAGGACTCCGCGCGCGCCAACCGCAAACAAATTTTCAATTCCAGCTACGACAATGCCACCGTACGTTTGAATTCACGGCAAAACATAGCCTTGCTGCGCGATATCCCCAACTATGCCGGTTCCTTCCGCTGGACAGGCCACGATTACCTTGGCGAAGCCAGTTATGTGCACGGAGGCTGGCCGTTTAAGGCCTTCATGGGTGGAGCCATCGATCTGGCCAATTTTGAAAAGGACCTCTACTGGCTCTATCAGAGCCAGTGGACAACGAAACCG of the Akkermansiaceae bacterium genome contains:
- a CDS encoding protein kinase — its product is MSEERYEIRGKIGQGGVGAVYQAFDTQLNREVAIKRVLAEGGYEDQGEATKHLLKEATALSSVQHPHIVTVYDAGIDADGPYVVMELIHGRTLDEMVERGTLTWNDLREVALQTQEALIAAQDLNLVHRDLKPSNVMVCWLPSGKFQVKIVDFGLAKFSATPSLQTIDHGDAVFGSIFFMAPEQFERTPLDKRTDMYAMGCLYYYALTGEYPFTGDTAAEVMASHLQHHVKPIGELRPDVPQWGCDWIMWHIERRMDDRPKDARESLERFLILDKQSTQPITMTAPDPKTPDPTPAKPKFIFPGADGSTGDAQPPVTPATPATPAPPVTPVAQPAPPVQPAQPVVAPVQPTAPTTPQPISLQAAQPAPAPAKPATAPQPISPPDADLSPHTKSQNITESAQPATPAQPAVAQPAITPQPAVPVTPVQLTPAQPTPTVVQPTPTPVQPSVSAAAPVQPAAPATTPPASLTGSAPQPVVASPTVAENQPPANVVPVTASAKKGMPTGAKYAIIGMLALVIAVAIIVGVALSGERRETALINEVMVRAKALDDEGKLHEGIELTEEELKGTLNRATSMADNRQRPILLKTLAYATAKGGYDANTVIIDHVTKAKCPQSIRSEIFKTVMSRRKDVANIAPLLEFAKNTTEETAAAEAINAARYSAIGKEADVYIDDFLSLINDTDSHSIRGAAERAAQAIIAESDKKADFEPAIYGSYQSAVNDNAKFTMLRLLGCTGGEKAQEAVSEALKSDKAPYQSAAIAALSIWADDGQFDNLIEFIDECENDKIRKTAFDAAYSFLRIERQRDSEDLGELWKSLAGTAKTQGEKLQIIRGMANQKHEWAIPVLEYFTEDKDDMVIDKAERAKELVERRIREKEGSSDE
- a CDS encoding DUF4982 domain-containing protein yields the protein MDIKVLVLLLAHSWLASVVPALAERSCFDNAWKFVLKDLPGAAQTEFNDANWRVLDVPHDWSIEGDYAKDNPMDAGCGYLPAGIGWYRKTVQVPQDWKGKYVEIAFDGIYMNSTVWANGKKLGTRPYGWSSFAYDISDLVANSDTVTFAVRVDNQKQPSARWYTGSGIYAHTWIEVKPKVHVPHHRIFVRTKGPDIDVDVPVRNTLAQPQSVAVETSIVSPDGKVVASDRKTLAVNAGKQLVSNFKFRIQSPLRWDLDTPHLYQLRTKIDVAGHTVDWESTRFGIRDIDWKPKSGMWLNGRNVKLQGVCNHQDAGALGAAVPDKILRFRIEQLKKMGCNAIRTAHNPQTPVFYEICDEVGMLVMDEIFDGWGKKATHDYGAHSFNEWWQRDLTDWIIRDRNHPSIVIYSVGNETHGKIGKDLVARCHELDPTRPVTSGHSSSEYMDVYGVNGASEKAGWFDRLKTDRVFIGTENTHTWQVRGYYRTKTWYRDGYPNKRQGVSETPDLTDTEVFTYDWIEDSARANRKQIFNSSYDNATVRLNSRQNIALLRDIPNYAGSFRWTGHDYLGEASYVHGGWPFKAFMGGAIDLANFEKDLYWLYQSQWTTKPMVHILPHWTHPTLKQGTPVPVWVYSNCDQVELFFNGKSLGKKSPGTRWDAMQCQWMLPWQPGELKTVGYINGRSVAAQTIRTAGSPSRIALSIDGQPLKTSGKDIVQVRVTSMDAKGAFYPYGENRSHFLVLGPGRIRALDNGSPVDVEKHFGADSRIAFYGLTRAYVESTGEPGDISLLTSCILGEKKQVTSNMVSIDTQYIGLRGALAHPEVRVFYTTDGSKPTVRSTRYTKAFPVPLGTTVKALVTVDGKPAQSLEERFAADVGFVWNSGQQATGQGGDQAEDARLHGAKVIAKGANYHGKGFVDFGNKKGAYIEWYQENDGDAGRADLTIRYSGKATGRPGREIEISVNGQTVREKLMLPNTKNWGEDWQTVTVNIPVRRGANTIRLTTTEKGGMYIDDITVE